A stretch of DNA from Flavobacteriaceae bacterium MAR_2009_75:
AGATGTTGAATATGGGCTTCTATGAAGATATCAAAGAAATTCTTTCCAATACTCCAAAAGAAAAGTCTACATGGTTGTTTTCGGCTACTATGCCAAAAGAAGTAGCAACCATTGCCAAGAAGTTCATGCATAGTCCCGTTGAAATAACGGTAGGAGCCAAAAATGCGGGTACATCTAATGTACAACATGAATATTATGTAGTCGGAGGAAGAGATAGATACCCTGCACTTAAAAGGTTGGCAGATGCCAACCCTGATATTTTTTCCGTTGTTTTCTGTAGAACAAAAAGAGATACTCAAAGAGTAGCAGAAAAGCTTATCGAAGATGGTTACAATGCTGGGGCATTACATGGTGACCTAAGCCAAAATCAGCGAGATTTGGTCATGAACGCCTTTCGTAAAAAGCAAATTCAAATGTTGGTGGCCACCGATGTTGCCGCAAGAGGTATCGATGTCGATGATATTACCCATGTTATCAACTATCAGCTTCCTGACGAAATAGAAACTTACACCCACCGTAGTGGGCGTACCGGAAGAGCTGGCAAATCAGGTATTTCAATGGTAATCGTTACCAAAAGTGAAATGCGGAAAATTCATTCCATAGAGCGAAAAATTCAGCAAAGTTTTATCAGCAAAAAAATACCCACAGGAATAGAAATTTGCGAAATTCAGCTATATCATCTTGCCAATAAAATCAAGGATACTAAAATTAACAAAGATGTCGAGAACTATTTACCCGCCATCAACGAAGTACTTGAAGGCATCGATAGAGAAGAACTGATCAAAAAAATCGTATCGGTCGAATTTACACGATTCTCTAACTACTATAATAAAACCAAAGACCTGAATACCTCTGCAGGAGACGACCGTTCTGGCAGAAACAATCATATGCCTTCAGATGGCTCTGTACGTTATTTCATTAATGTTGGCGAAAAAGACGGTTATGATTGGATGTCGCTAAAAGATTTCTTGCGAGATACCCTTAGCCTTGGTAAAGAAGATGTTTACAAAGTCGATACAAAAGACACATTCTCATTCTTTAATACCGACGAGCAACATCAAGATCAAATTCTTCAGTTTTTTACAGACTTTAAACTTGAAGGCAGGTTTATAAATGTAGAAGTATCTAAGAGCCCAGGGGGTGATGGTGGCCGTGGGAGAAAAAACAAGTCTAAAAGACGAGGTAAGGATAACGACCGTGGAGGTCGCGGTAAAAGAAGAGAGAGAAGCTCTTCGAAGAGCACTTCGAGCCATTCGGGCAAAAGAAGAAGCAAGAAGAACAGAAGCGACTTCTTTTAGTTAATCATATATTAAAAAATACGCTTCGGCGTATTTTTTCGTTTTGTTTAGTAATTTTAGCCTTGCATTTAATTCTTAATGAGAGCACTTCTATCTATTCTATTTCTCTGTTTTAGCATAACCCTATTTGCTCAAGAGGAAAATCTTACTGAAGAAAAACTAAGCGCGGTAGTCATCAATGCCCAAACTGAAAAACCTATGGGCAGTGTTCACGTGGTGAACTTAAACCAGGTCGTAGGTACTATTACCAACGACAATGGTGAGTTTTCTATAACCGCAGCCGTCAACGACACACTCTATTTTTCCTTTTTGGGTTTTAAGTCCCAAAAAATTAGGGTTACCAATGATATGTTCAAGTTTAAGGATACTAAAATTGCCCTTACCGAACTCGCTTATGCTTTAGAAGAAGTAATTGTACGCCCTTACCAGTTAACCGGATATCTTGAAATCGATGTGAAAAATTTTCCTATCAACAATTCATATCAATACAGTATTTCTGGACTTTCAGTAAGTTATGAAGGGGGTAATAAAAACCCAAGCGCTGTTACCAAAGTACTTGGAGCCATACTTAATCCGGCAGATTTATTGCGAAACCTCTTTGGCAAACGACCCAATCAGATGCGAAAGC
This window harbors:
- a CDS encoding ATP-dependent RNA helicase DeaD yields the protein MTKFEALGLNKALLDAVADMGFESPSEVQEKAIPILLESETDLVALAQTGTGKTAAFGFPLIQKLDSKSRTTQGLILSPTRELCLQITTEMQAYSKYEKGLSTVAIYGGASITEQARQIKRGAQIVVATPGRMKDMIGRGLVDISKIDYCILDEADEMLNMGFYEDIKEILSNTPKEKSTWLFSATMPKEVATIAKKFMHSPVEITVGAKNAGTSNVQHEYYVVGGRDRYPALKRLADANPDIFSVVFCRTKRDTQRVAEKLIEDGYNAGALHGDLSQNQRDLVMNAFRKKQIQMLVATDVAARGIDVDDITHVINYQLPDEIETYTHRSGRTGRAGKSGISMVIVTKSEMRKIHSIERKIQQSFISKKIPTGIEICEIQLYHLANKIKDTKINKDVENYLPAINEVLEGIDREELIKKIVSVEFTRFSNYYNKTKDLNTSAGDDRSGRNNHMPSDGSVRYFINVGEKDGYDWMSLKDFLRDTLSLGKEDVYKVDTKDTFSFFNTDEQHQDQILQFFTDFKLEGRFINVEVSKSPGGDGGRGRKNKSKRRGKDNDRGGRGKRRERSSSKSTSSHSGKRRSKKNRSDFF
- a CDS encoding carboxypeptidase-like protein; amino-acid sequence: MRALLSILFLCFSITLFAQEENLTEEKLSAVVINAQTEKPMGSVHVVNLNQVVGTITNDNGEFSITAAVNDTLYFSFLGFKSQKIRVTNDMFKFKDTKIALTELAYALEEVIVRPYQLTGYLEIDVKNFPINNSYQYSISGLSVSYEGGNKNPSAVTKVLGAILNPADLLRNLFGKRPNQMRKLRKMKEDDQIRDLLASKFDRETLTELLQIEKVDIEDILNNCNYSKSFIRTANDLQILDAISSCYEEFKVLNRKK